A part of Camelus bactrianus isolate YW-2024 breed Bactrian camel chromosome 7, ASM4877302v1, whole genome shotgun sequence genomic DNA contains:
- the KCP gene encoding kielin/chordin-like protein isoform X1 — translation MARAAAALLSVVLQLTGLALAPATGRGGAVPREPPGLADIHDYQPQAQLHIPSPAGGPWERWHPLEERLGRLEAEMMELRDQNKDLQGRVRQLESCECHPAPPQCWGLGRAWPEGAHWEPDACTACICQDGAARCDPKPGLPYCHGCSHDGQAYGNGETFSIDACTTCRCLEGAITCTQKPCPRGPCPKPGACCPHCEPAQGCTEGGSYQEHGQEWTTPGDPCRICQCREGHIQCRQRECASLCPYPARPLPGTCCPVCDGCFLNGQEYRSGEPVGSGDPCSHCRCANGSVQCEPVPCLPTPCRHPGRIPGECCPVCDSCEYQGHQYQSQETFSLQERGRCVRCSCQTGEVSCEEQECPVVPCTLPDSGPQLCPACVLDGEEFPEGVQWEPDGQPCTACSCQAGVPVCGALLCSPAPCEHPTQLPGACCPSCESCTYHGQMYANGQNFTDADSPCHTCRCEDGTVTCSLIDCPPTTCARPQSGPGQCCPRCPDCNLEKEVFVDGESFSHPGDPCQECQCHEGHAHCRPRACPRASCAHPLPGVCCQNNCNGCAFGGKEYPSGADFPHPSDPCRLCRCLNGNVQCLARRCPPVPCPEPTLLPGECCPQCPATFSDCPRPGGEVPARHQEQFSPPDDPCRRCLCLDGSLSCQRLPCPPAPCAHPRQGPCCPSCDGCLYQGKEFASGDRFPSPTAPCHVCLCWEGSVSCETRACAPARCPFPARGDCCPTCDGCEYLGESYLSSQEFPDPREPCNLCTCLGGFVTCGRRPCEPLGCSHPLTLSGHCCQTCQGCLYHGVTAAPGETVPDPLDPTCSLCTCQEGSMRCQKKPCLPALCPHPSPGPCFCPVCHNCLSQGREHQDGEEFEGPTGSCEWCRCQVWYGGGRGGGAPGLGSKSLTLHLLQAGRVSCVRLQCPALPCPLQVTEPGSCCPRCRGCLVHGEEHPDGSSWEPPDSPCSSCMCHEGVITCARVQCVTSCAQPRQGPSDCCPRCSDCEHEGQKYEPGESFQPGADPCEVCICELQPEGPPSLRCHRQQCPSLVGCPVSQLLPPGPQRCCPTCAQALSHCTEGLLGSEMASPDPCYTCRCQDLTWLCTHRACPELSCPLLERHALPGSCCPVCRECVVEAEGRTVADGESWRDPSNACITCTCHRGHVECRLEECQALSCPHGWTKVREAGRCCERCQAPAESCAHQGRQVASGERWAVDACTRCSCVAGTVRCQSQRCPPLSCGPDEAPALSPGSCCPRCLPRHASCMAFGDPHYRTFDGRLLHFQGSCSYVLAKDCRGGNFSVHVTNDNRGRSGVAWTQEVAVLLGDVAARLLQGGAVTVDGSPVDLPFLQEPLLYVELRGRTVILHAQPGLQVLWDGQSQVEVRVPGSYRGQICGLCGNFNGFAQDDLRNPEGLLLSTEAAFGNSWQVPEGSGPGRPCSKGREVDPCRAAGYRARREANARCGVLKSSPFSRCHAVVPPEPFFAACVYDLCACGPGSSGDTCLCDALEAYASHCRQAGVTPAWRGPTLCVVGCPLDRGFVFDECGPPCPRTCFNQHIPLRELAAHCVRPCVPGCQCPAGLVEHEAHCISPEACPQVLLTEDQPPSALLGPSREPQGPP, via the exons ATGGCCAGGGCAGCGGCTGCTCTGCTGTCCGTTGTCCTGCAGCTCACAGGCCTGGCACTGGCCCCGGCGACGGGCAGGG GTGGGGCCGTCCCCAGGGAGCCCCCCGGGCTTGCTGACATCCATGACTACCAGCCGCAGGCACAGCTCCACATTCCTTCTCCTGCTGGGGGCCCCTGGGAGCGGTGGCACCCCCTGGAGGAGCGGCTGGGCAGGCTGGAGGCTGAGATGATGGAGCTCAGAGACCAG AACAAAGACCTGCAGGGGAGGGTGAGGCAGCTGGAGTCCTGTGAATGCCACCCAGCTCCTCCccagtgctgggggctggggcgggcCTGGCCCGAGGGGGCTCACTGGGAGCCTGACGCCTGCACGGCCTGCATCTGCCAGGACGGGGCTGCACGCTGTGACCCCAAGCCCGGCCTGCCCTACTGCCATG GCTGCAGCCACGATGGTCAGGCCTATGGCAATGGGGAGACCTTCTCCATAGACGCCTGCACCACCTGTCGCTGCTTG GAAGGAGCCATTACCTGCACTCAGAAGCCATGCCCCAGAGGACCCTGCCCGAAGCCGGGGGCCTGCTGCCCGCACTGCGAGCCAG CCCAAGGCTGCACAGAAGGTGGTTCTTACCAGGAGCATGGCCAAGAGTGGACCACACCTGGGGACCCCTGTCGGATCTGCCAGTGCCGG GAGGGCCACATCCAGTGCCGCCAGCGAGAATGTGCCAGCCTGTGCCCATACCCTGCCCGGCCCCTCCCGGGCACCTGCTGCCCCGTGTGTGATG GCTGTTTCCTAAACGGGCAGGAGTACCGCAGCGGGGAGCCCGTGGGCTCTGGGGACCCCTGCTCGCACTGCCGTTGTGCT AATGGGAGTGTCCAGTGTGAGCCTGTGCCCTGCCTGCCCACGCCCTGCAGACACCCAGGCAGGATCCCCGGGGAGTGCTGCCCAGTCTGTGACA GCTGCGAGTACCAGGGACACCAGTATCAGAGCCAGGAGACCTTCAGCCTCCAAGAGAGGGGCCGCTGTGTCCGCTGCTCCTGCCAG ACCGGCGAGGTCTCCTGTGAGGAGCAGGAGTGCCCAGTCGTCCCCTGCACCCTTCCTGACTCtggcccccagctctgcccag CCTGCGTGCTTGATGGAGAGGAGTTTCCTGAGGGGGTCCAGTGGGAGCCTGATGGTCAGCCCTGCACCGCCTGCTCCTGTCAAGCTGGGGTGCCTGTGTGTGGGGCTTTGCTATGCTCCCCGGCCCCCTGCGAGCACCCCACCCAGCTCCCTG GTGCCTGCTGCCCCAGCTGTGAGAGCTGCACCTATCATGGCCAAATGTATGCCAATGGGCAGAACTTCACAGATGCAGACAGCCCTTGCCACACCTGCCGCTGTGAG GATGGGACCGTGACGTGCTCCTTGATCGACTGCCCTCCCACAACCTGTGCCAGGCCCCAGAGCGGACCCGGCCAGTGCTGCCCCAGGTGCCCAG ACTGCAACCTGGAAAAAGAAGTATTTGTGGACGGCGAGAGCTTCTCCCACCCCGGAGACCCCTGCCAGGAATGCCAGTGCCATGAAGGCCACGCCCACTGTCGACCTCGGgcctgccccagggcctcctgTGCCCACCCGCTGCCTGGTGTCTGTTGCCAGAACAACTGCAATG GCTGCGCCTTTGGTGGGAAAGAGTATCCCAGTGGGGCAgatttcccccacccctctgaCCCCTGCCGCCTGTGTCGCTGTCTG AACGGCAACGTGCAGTGCCTGGCCCGCCGCTGCCCACCCGTGCCTTGTCCAGAGCCCACCCTGCTGCCGGGAGAGTGCTGCCCGCAGTGCCCCG CCACCTTTTCTGATTGCCCTCGGCCCGGGGGCGAGGTCCCCGCCCGCCACCAGGAGCAATTCTCCCCGCCCGACGACCCCTGCCGCCGCTGCCTCTGTCTGGATGGCTCCTTGTCCTGCCAGCGGCTGCCCTGCCCGCCCGCGCCCTGCGCCCACCCGCGCCAGgggccctgctgcccctcctgCGACG GGTGCCTGTACCAGGGGAAGGAGTTCGCCAGCGGGGATCGCTTCCCTTCACCCACTGCCCCGTGTCACGTCTGCCTCTGCTGGGAGGGCAGCGTCAGCTGCGAGACCAGGGCCTGTGCCCCTGCACGGTGCCCCTTCCCTGCCAGGGGTGACTGCTGTCCTACCTGTGACG GCTGTGAGTACCTAGGGGAGTCCTACCTGAGCAGCCAGGAGTTTCCGGATCCCCGAGAGCCCTGCAATCTGTGTACCTGCCTTGGAGGCTTCGTGACCTGTGGCCGCCGGCCCTGTGAGCCTCTGGGCTGCAGCCACCCCCTCACCCTGTCTGGGCACTGCTGCCAGACCTGCCAGG GATGCCTCTATCATGGGGTCACTGCTGCCCCTGGAGAGACCGTTCCGGACCCACTTGACCCCACCTGCTCCCTCTGCACCTGCCAG GAAGGTTCCATGCGCTGCCAGAAGAAGCCGTGTCTTCCAGCTCTCTGCCCTCACCCCTCTCCAGGCCCCTGCTTCTGCCCTGTTTGCCACA ACTGCCTCTCCCAGGGCCGGGAGCACCAGGACGGGGAGGAGTTTGAGGGGCCCACAGGCAGCTGTGAGTGGTGTCGCTGTCAGGTGTGGTACGGAGGTGGCAGAGGGGGCGGGGCACCTGGCCTAGGGAGCAAGTCACTGACCCTGCATCTCCTGCAGGCTGGCCGGGTCAGCTGTGTGCGCCTGCAGTgcccggccctgccctgcccgCTCCAGGTCACAGAGCCAGGGAGCTGCTGCCCTCGCTGCAGAG GCTGCCTGGTTCATGGGGAGGAGCACCCTGACGGCAGTAGCTGGGAGCCTCCCGACAGCCCCTGCTCCTCCTGCATGTGTCACGAGGGTGTCATCACCTGTGCCCGCGTCCAGTGTGTCACCTCCTGTGCCCAGCCCCGCCAGGGTCCTAGTGACTGCTGCCCTCGATGTTCTG ACTGTGAGCATGAGGGTCAGAAGTATGAGCCTGGGGAGAGCTTCCAGCCTGGGGCAGACCCCTGTGAAGTGTGCATCTGTGAG CTGCAACCTGAAGGGCCTCCCAGCCTTCGCTGTCACCGCCAGCAGTGTCCCAGCCTGGTGGGCTGCCCTGTCAGCCAGCTCCTGCCCCCTGGGCCCCAGCGCTGCTGCCCCACCTGTGCCC AGGCGCTGAGTCACTGCACGGAGGGCCTGCTGGGGTCTGAGATGGCCTCACCAGACCCCTGCTACACCTGCCGGTGCCAG GACCTGACTTGGCTCTGCACTCACCGGGCCTGTCCTGAACTCAGCTGCCCTTTGCTGGAGCGCCATGCCCTCCCTGGGAGCTGCTGCCCCGTGTGCAGGG AATGTGTGGTGGAGGCTGAGGGCAGGACAGTGGCAGACGGAGAGAGCTGGCGGGACCCCAGCAATGCCTGTATCACCTGCACCTGCCAT CGGGGCCACGTGGAATGCCGCCTCGAGGAGTGCCAGGCTCTCTCCTGTCCCCACGGCTGGACGAAGGTGCGGGAGGCTGGCAGGTGCTGTGAGAGATGCCAAG CCCCCGCCGAGTCGTGCGCGCACCAGGGCCGGCAGGTGGCCTCCGGGGAGCGCTGGGCCGTGGACGCCTGCACCCGTTGCTCCTGCGTGGCCGGCACCGTACGCTGCCAGAGCCAGCGCTGCCCGCCGCTCTCCTGCGGCCCC GATGAGGCCCCCGCCCTGAGTCCCGGCAGCTGCTGCCCCCGCTGCCTGCCCCGGCACGCTTCCTGCATGGCCTTCGGAGACCCCCATTACCGCACCTTCGACGGCCGCCTGCTGCACTTCCAGGGCAGCTGCAGCTACGTGCTGGCCAAGGACTGCCGTGGAGGGAACTTCAG CGTGCACGTGACCAATGATAACCGGGGCCGGAGCGGCGTGGCCTGGACGCAGGAGGTGGCCGTGCTGCTGGGAGACGTAGCCGCGCGGCTGCTGCAGGGCGGGGCGGTCACG GTGGATGGGAGCCCGGTGGATTTGCCCTTTCTCCAGGAGCCGCTGCTGTACGTGGAGCTTCGGGGACGCACGGTGATCCTGCACGCTCAGCCAGGGCTCCAG GTGCTGTGGGATGGGCAGTCCCAGGTGGAGGTGAGAGTGCCTGGCTCCTACCGGGGCCAGATTTGTGGGCTCTGTGGCAACTTCAATGGCTTTGCCCAGGATGATCTACGGAACCCTGAAGGGCTGCTCCTGTCTACTGAGGCTGCATTTGGGAATAGCTGGCAG GTCCCAGAGGGGTCAGGACCTGGGCGGCCCTGTTCCAAGGGCCGCGAGGTGGATCCATGCCGGGCAGCAGGGTACCGTGCCAGGCGTGAGGCCAATGCCCGGTGTGGGGTGCTGAAGTCCTCCCCGTTCAGTCGCTGCCATGCTGTGGTGCCACCAGAGCCGTTCTTTGCTGCCTGTGTGTATGACCTCTGTGCTTGTGGCCCCGGCTCCTCAGGTGACACCTGCCTCTGTGACGCCCTGGAAGCCTATGCCAGCCACTGTCGCCAGGCTGGAGTGACGCCTGCTTGGCGGGGCCCCACGCTCTGTG TGGTGGGATGCCCCCTGGACCGTGGCTTCGTGTTCGATGAATGTGGCCCACCCTGTCCCCGCACCTGCTTCAACCAGCACATTCCCCTCAGGGAGCTGGCAGCCCACTGTGTGAGGCCCTGTGTTCCGGGCTGCCAGTGCCCTGCAGGCCTGGTGGAGCATGAAGCCCACTGTATCTCACCGGAGGCCTGCCCCCAAGTCCTACTCACTGAGGACCAGCCACCCAGCGCTCTGCTTGGCCCAAGCCGGGAGCCCCAGGGGCCACCCTGA
- the KCP gene encoding kielin/chordin-like protein isoform X6, whose protein sequence is MARAAAALLSVVLQLTGLALAPATGRGGAVPREPPGLADIHDYQPQAQLHIPSPAGGPWERWHPLEERLGRLEAEMMELRDQNKDLQGRVRQLESCECHPAPPQCWGLGRAWPEGAHWEPDACTACICQDGAARCDPKPGLPYCHGCSHDGQAYGNGETFSIDACTTCRCLEGAITCTQKPCPRGPCPKPGACCPHCEPAQGCTEGGSYQEHGQEWTTPGDPCRICQCREGHIQCRQRECASLCPYPARPLPGTCCPVCDGCFLNGQEYRSGEPVGSGDPCSHCRCANGSVQCEPVPCLPTPCRHPGRIPGECCPVCDSCEYQGHQYQSQETFSLQERGRCVRCSCQTGEVSCEEQECPVVPCTLPDSGPQLCPACVLDGEEFPEGVQWEPDGQPCTACSCQAGVPVCGALLCSPAPCEHPTQLPGACCPSCESCTYHGQMYANGQNFTDADSPCHTCRCETATWKKKYLWTARASPTPETPARNASAMKATPTVDLGPAPGPPVPTRCLVSVARTTAMNGNVQCLARRCPPVPCPEPTLLPGECCPQCPATFSDCPRPGGEVPARHQEQFSPPDDPCRRCLCLDGSLSCQRLPCPPAPCAHPRQGPCCPSCDGCLYQGKEFASGDRFPSPTAPCHVCLCWEGSVSCETRACAPARCPFPARGDCCPTCDGCEYLGESYLSSQEFPDPREPCNLCTCLGGFVTCGRRPCEPLGCSHPLTLSGHCCQTCQGCLYHGVTAAPGETVPDPLDPTCSLCTCQEGSMRCQKKPCLPALCPHPSPGPCFCPVCHNCLSQGREHQDGEEFEGPTGSCEWCRCQVWYGGGRGGGAPGLGSKSLTLHLLQAGRVSCVRLQCPALPCPLQVTEPGSCCPRCRGCLVHGEEHPDGSSWEPPDSPCSSCMCHEGVITCARVQCVTSCAQPRQGPSDCCPRCSDCEHEGQKYEPGESFQPGADPCEVCICELQPEGPPSLRCHRQQCPSLVGCPVSQLLPPGPQRCCPTCAQALSHCTEGLLGSEMASPDPCYTCRCQDLTWLCTHRACPELSCPLLERHALPGSCCPVCRECVVEAEGRTVADGESWRDPSNACITCTCHRGHVECRLEECQALSCPHGWTKVREAGRCCERCQAPAESCAHQGRQVASGERWAVDACTRCSCVAGTVRCQSQRCPPLSCGPDEAPALSPGSCCPRCLPRHASCMAFGDPHYRTFDGRLLHFQGSCSYVLAKDCRGGNFSVHVTNDNRGRSGVAWTQEVAVLLGDVAARLLQGGAVTVDGSPVDLPFLQEPLLYVELRGRTVILHAQPGLQVLWDGQSQVEVRVPGSYRGQICGLCGNFNGFAQDDLRNPEGLLLSTEAAFGNSWQVPEGSGPGRPCSKGREVDPCRAAGYRARREANARCGVLKSSPFSRCHAVVPPEPFFAACVYDLCACGPGSSGDTCLCDALEAYASHCRQAGVTPAWRGPTLCVVGCPLDRGFVFDECGPPCPRTCFNQHIPLRELAAHCVRPCVPGCQCPAGLVEHEAHCISPEACPQVLLTEDQPPSALLGPSREPQGPP, encoded by the exons ATGGCCAGGGCAGCGGCTGCTCTGCTGTCCGTTGTCCTGCAGCTCACAGGCCTGGCACTGGCCCCGGCGACGGGCAGGG GTGGGGCCGTCCCCAGGGAGCCCCCCGGGCTTGCTGACATCCATGACTACCAGCCGCAGGCACAGCTCCACATTCCTTCTCCTGCTGGGGGCCCCTGGGAGCGGTGGCACCCCCTGGAGGAGCGGCTGGGCAGGCTGGAGGCTGAGATGATGGAGCTCAGAGACCAG AACAAAGACCTGCAGGGGAGGGTGAGGCAGCTGGAGTCCTGTGAATGCCACCCAGCTCCTCCccagtgctgggggctggggcgggcCTGGCCCGAGGGGGCTCACTGGGAGCCTGACGCCTGCACGGCCTGCATCTGCCAGGACGGGGCTGCACGCTGTGACCCCAAGCCCGGCCTGCCCTACTGCCATG GCTGCAGCCACGATGGTCAGGCCTATGGCAATGGGGAGACCTTCTCCATAGACGCCTGCACCACCTGTCGCTGCTTG GAAGGAGCCATTACCTGCACTCAGAAGCCATGCCCCAGAGGACCCTGCCCGAAGCCGGGGGCCTGCTGCCCGCACTGCGAGCCAG CCCAAGGCTGCACAGAAGGTGGTTCTTACCAGGAGCATGGCCAAGAGTGGACCACACCTGGGGACCCCTGTCGGATCTGCCAGTGCCGG GAGGGCCACATCCAGTGCCGCCAGCGAGAATGTGCCAGCCTGTGCCCATACCCTGCCCGGCCCCTCCCGGGCACCTGCTGCCCCGTGTGTGATG GCTGTTTCCTAAACGGGCAGGAGTACCGCAGCGGGGAGCCCGTGGGCTCTGGGGACCCCTGCTCGCACTGCCGTTGTGCT AATGGGAGTGTCCAGTGTGAGCCTGTGCCCTGCCTGCCCACGCCCTGCAGACACCCAGGCAGGATCCCCGGGGAGTGCTGCCCAGTCTGTGACA GCTGCGAGTACCAGGGACACCAGTATCAGAGCCAGGAGACCTTCAGCCTCCAAGAGAGGGGCCGCTGTGTCCGCTGCTCCTGCCAG ACCGGCGAGGTCTCCTGTGAGGAGCAGGAGTGCCCAGTCGTCCCCTGCACCCTTCCTGACTCtggcccccagctctgcccag CCTGCGTGCTTGATGGAGAGGAGTTTCCTGAGGGGGTCCAGTGGGAGCCTGATGGTCAGCCCTGCACCGCCTGCTCCTGTCAAGCTGGGGTGCCTGTGTGTGGGGCTTTGCTATGCTCCCCGGCCCCCTGCGAGCACCCCACCCAGCTCCCTG GTGCCTGCTGCCCCAGCTGTGAGAGCTGCACCTATCATGGCCAAATGTATGCCAATGGGCAGAACTTCACAGATGCAGACAGCCCTTGCCACACCTGCCGCTGTGAG ACTGCAACCTGGAAAAAGAAGTATTTGTGGACGGCGAGAGCTTCTCCCACCCCGGAGACCCCTGCCAGGAATGCCAGTGCCATGAAGGCCACGCCCACTGTCGACCTCGGgcctgccccagggcctcctgTGCCCACCCGCTGCCTGGTGTCTGTTGCCAGAACAACTGCAATG AACGGCAACGTGCAGTGCCTGGCCCGCCGCTGCCCACCCGTGCCTTGTCCAGAGCCCACCCTGCTGCCGGGAGAGTGCTGCCCGCAGTGCCCCG CCACCTTTTCTGATTGCCCTCGGCCCGGGGGCGAGGTCCCCGCCCGCCACCAGGAGCAATTCTCCCCGCCCGACGACCCCTGCCGCCGCTGCCTCTGTCTGGATGGCTCCTTGTCCTGCCAGCGGCTGCCCTGCCCGCCCGCGCCCTGCGCCCACCCGCGCCAGgggccctgctgcccctcctgCGACG GGTGCCTGTACCAGGGGAAGGAGTTCGCCAGCGGGGATCGCTTCCCTTCACCCACTGCCCCGTGTCACGTCTGCCTCTGCTGGGAGGGCAGCGTCAGCTGCGAGACCAGGGCCTGTGCCCCTGCACGGTGCCCCTTCCCTGCCAGGGGTGACTGCTGTCCTACCTGTGACG GCTGTGAGTACCTAGGGGAGTCCTACCTGAGCAGCCAGGAGTTTCCGGATCCCCGAGAGCCCTGCAATCTGTGTACCTGCCTTGGAGGCTTCGTGACCTGTGGCCGCCGGCCCTGTGAGCCTCTGGGCTGCAGCCACCCCCTCACCCTGTCTGGGCACTGCTGCCAGACCTGCCAGG GATGCCTCTATCATGGGGTCACTGCTGCCCCTGGAGAGACCGTTCCGGACCCACTTGACCCCACCTGCTCCCTCTGCACCTGCCAG GAAGGTTCCATGCGCTGCCAGAAGAAGCCGTGTCTTCCAGCTCTCTGCCCTCACCCCTCTCCAGGCCCCTGCTTCTGCCCTGTTTGCCACA ACTGCCTCTCCCAGGGCCGGGAGCACCAGGACGGGGAGGAGTTTGAGGGGCCCACAGGCAGCTGTGAGTGGTGTCGCTGTCAGGTGTGGTACGGAGGTGGCAGAGGGGGCGGGGCACCTGGCCTAGGGAGCAAGTCACTGACCCTGCATCTCCTGCAGGCTGGCCGGGTCAGCTGTGTGCGCCTGCAGTgcccggccctgccctgcccgCTCCAGGTCACAGAGCCAGGGAGCTGCTGCCCTCGCTGCAGAG GCTGCCTGGTTCATGGGGAGGAGCACCCTGACGGCAGTAGCTGGGAGCCTCCCGACAGCCCCTGCTCCTCCTGCATGTGTCACGAGGGTGTCATCACCTGTGCCCGCGTCCAGTGTGTCACCTCCTGTGCCCAGCCCCGCCAGGGTCCTAGTGACTGCTGCCCTCGATGTTCTG ACTGTGAGCATGAGGGTCAGAAGTATGAGCCTGGGGAGAGCTTCCAGCCTGGGGCAGACCCCTGTGAAGTGTGCATCTGTGAG CTGCAACCTGAAGGGCCTCCCAGCCTTCGCTGTCACCGCCAGCAGTGTCCCAGCCTGGTGGGCTGCCCTGTCAGCCAGCTCCTGCCCCCTGGGCCCCAGCGCTGCTGCCCCACCTGTGCCC AGGCGCTGAGTCACTGCACGGAGGGCCTGCTGGGGTCTGAGATGGCCTCACCAGACCCCTGCTACACCTGCCGGTGCCAG GACCTGACTTGGCTCTGCACTCACCGGGCCTGTCCTGAACTCAGCTGCCCTTTGCTGGAGCGCCATGCCCTCCCTGGGAGCTGCTGCCCCGTGTGCAGGG AATGTGTGGTGGAGGCTGAGGGCAGGACAGTGGCAGACGGAGAGAGCTGGCGGGACCCCAGCAATGCCTGTATCACCTGCACCTGCCAT CGGGGCCACGTGGAATGCCGCCTCGAGGAGTGCCAGGCTCTCTCCTGTCCCCACGGCTGGACGAAGGTGCGGGAGGCTGGCAGGTGCTGTGAGAGATGCCAAG CCCCCGCCGAGTCGTGCGCGCACCAGGGCCGGCAGGTGGCCTCCGGGGAGCGCTGGGCCGTGGACGCCTGCACCCGTTGCTCCTGCGTGGCCGGCACCGTACGCTGCCAGAGCCAGCGCTGCCCGCCGCTCTCCTGCGGCCCC GATGAGGCCCCCGCCCTGAGTCCCGGCAGCTGCTGCCCCCGCTGCCTGCCCCGGCACGCTTCCTGCATGGCCTTCGGAGACCCCCATTACCGCACCTTCGACGGCCGCCTGCTGCACTTCCAGGGCAGCTGCAGCTACGTGCTGGCCAAGGACTGCCGTGGAGGGAACTTCAG CGTGCACGTGACCAATGATAACCGGGGCCGGAGCGGCGTGGCCTGGACGCAGGAGGTGGCCGTGCTGCTGGGAGACGTAGCCGCGCGGCTGCTGCAGGGCGGGGCGGTCACG GTGGATGGGAGCCCGGTGGATTTGCCCTTTCTCCAGGAGCCGCTGCTGTACGTGGAGCTTCGGGGACGCACGGTGATCCTGCACGCTCAGCCAGGGCTCCAG GTGCTGTGGGATGGGCAGTCCCAGGTGGAGGTGAGAGTGCCTGGCTCCTACCGGGGCCAGATTTGTGGGCTCTGTGGCAACTTCAATGGCTTTGCCCAGGATGATCTACGGAACCCTGAAGGGCTGCTCCTGTCTACTGAGGCTGCATTTGGGAATAGCTGGCAG GTCCCAGAGGGGTCAGGACCTGGGCGGCCCTGTTCCAAGGGCCGCGAGGTGGATCCATGCCGGGCAGCAGGGTACCGTGCCAGGCGTGAGGCCAATGCCCGGTGTGGGGTGCTGAAGTCCTCCCCGTTCAGTCGCTGCCATGCTGTGGTGCCACCAGAGCCGTTCTTTGCTGCCTGTGTGTATGACCTCTGTGCTTGTGGCCCCGGCTCCTCAGGTGACACCTGCCTCTGTGACGCCCTGGAAGCCTATGCCAGCCACTGTCGCCAGGCTGGAGTGACGCCTGCTTGGCGGGGCCCCACGCTCTGTG TGGTGGGATGCCCCCTGGACCGTGGCTTCGTGTTCGATGAATGTGGCCCACCCTGTCCCCGCACCTGCTTCAACCAGCACATTCCCCTCAGGGAGCTGGCAGCCCACTGTGTGAGGCCCTGTGTTCCGGGCTGCCAGTGCCCTGCAGGCCTGGTGGAGCATGAAGCCCACTGTATCTCACCGGAGGCCTGCCCCCAAGTCCTACTCACTGAGGACCAGCCACCCAGCGCTCTGCTTGGCCCAAGCCGGGAGCCCCAGGGGCCACCCTGA